Proteins from a single region of Dermacentor albipictus isolate Rhodes 1998 colony unplaced genomic scaffold, USDA_Dalb.pri_finalv2 scaffold_80, whole genome shotgun sequence:
- the LOC135913894 gene encoding regulator of G-protein signaling 2-like isoform X2, with protein sequence MSSSCITSEPQQKLEKLHKNCLIELLPANLLRRRPAPSVRPTPEEAKEWARSFRHLTASKYGLALFHVFLAREYSEENIEFWLACEELKTCRPNKLSVKAQRIFDEFIAPHSPKEVNLDALTRAEVTASLAKRPDRTCLDLAQRRVQGLLERDAYLRFLQCDLYQELCRPPAP encoded by the exons ATGTCTTCTAGCTGCATAACCAGTGAGCCCCAGCAGAAGTTGGAGAAGCTGCACAAAAACTGCCT AATTGAACTGCTTCCGGCAAACCTTCTTCGAAGGCGCCCGGCACCATCTGTGCGGCCGACCCCAGAGGAAGCCAAGGAATGGGCCAGATCATTCCGCCACCTTACTGCCTCCAAAT ATGGCCTAGCCCTCTTCCACGTGTTCCTTGCGAGGGAGTACAGCGAGGAGAACATTGAGTTCTGGCTGGCCTGTGAAGAGCTCAAGACCTGCCGTCCCAACAAGCTTTCCGTCAAAGCACAGAGAATCTTCGACGAGTTCATCGCCCCACACTCGCCAAAAGAG GTGAACCTCGATGCCCTTACGCGAGCCGAGGTGACGGCCAGCCTGGCCAAGAGGCCCGACCGGACCTGCCTAGATCTGGCTCAACGCCGCGTCCAGGGCTTGCTGGAGAGAGATGCCTACCTGCGCTTCCTCCAGTGCGATCTGTACCAGGAGCTGTGCAGACCGCCCGCACCATAG
- the LOC135913894 gene encoding regulator of G-protein signaling 2-like isoform X1, whose amino-acid sequence MRDMPEVTSDSAVPSQRQSSRKMSSSCITSEPQQKLEKLHKNCLIELLPANLLRRRPAPSVRPTPEEAKEWARSFRHLTASKYGLALFHVFLAREYSEENIEFWLACEELKTCRPNKLSVKAQRIFDEFIAPHSPKEVNLDALTRAEVTASLAKRPDRTCLDLAQRRVQGLLERDAYLRFLQCDLYQELCRPPAP is encoded by the exons ATGCGAGACATGCCTGAGGTAACTTCGGACTCGGCCGTCCCTTCCCAGCGACAG AGTTCCAGAAAGATGTCTTCTAGCTGCATAACCAGTGAGCCCCAGCAGAAGTTGGAGAAGCTGCACAAAAACTGCCT AATTGAACTGCTTCCGGCAAACCTTCTTCGAAGGCGCCCGGCACCATCTGTGCGGCCGACCCCAGAGGAAGCCAAGGAATGGGCCAGATCATTCCGCCACCTTACTGCCTCCAAAT ATGGCCTAGCCCTCTTCCACGTGTTCCTTGCGAGGGAGTACAGCGAGGAGAACATTGAGTTCTGGCTGGCCTGTGAAGAGCTCAAGACCTGCCGTCCCAACAAGCTTTCCGTCAAAGCACAGAGAATCTTCGACGAGTTCATCGCCCCACACTCGCCAAAAGAG GTGAACCTCGATGCCCTTACGCGAGCCGAGGTGACGGCCAGCCTGGCCAAGAGGCCCGACCGGACCTGCCTAGATCTGGCTCAACGCCGCGTCCAGGGCTTGCTGGAGAGAGATGCCTACCTGCGCTTCCTCCAGTGCGATCTGTACCAGGAGCTGTGCAGACCGCCCGCACCATAG